Proteins encoded by one window of Modestobacter marinus:
- a CDS encoding ribonuclease HII, with protein MAARPGAADPADDLWTMERSLRRRGFAAIAGADEAGRGACAGPLVAAACVLPAGRRGRVPGLADSKLLTAATRDEVYAEVVDRAVCWSVVAIPVGELDARGMHVTNIEALRRAVRVLDPCPDYVLSDGFPVSGLSQPSLAVWKGDRVAACVAAASVLAKVSRDRTMLELDARFPQYGFAEHKGYITDAHSAALDEHGPCPEHRLRFVNVARARAAHAARTAPLPGAAAMDDDGPVPSGAPAAALTSPAPMEHAR; from the coding sequence ATGGCCGCTCGACCTGGTGCTGCAGATCCCGCCGACGACCTCTGGACGATGGAGCGCTCGCTCCGCCGCCGGGGGTTCGCCGCCATCGCCGGGGCGGACGAGGCCGGGCGCGGCGCCTGCGCCGGCCCGCTCGTGGCAGCCGCGTGCGTGCTCCCCGCCGGGCGTCGCGGGCGGGTGCCCGGGCTGGCCGACTCCAAGCTGCTCACCGCCGCCACTCGGGACGAGGTCTACGCCGAGGTGGTCGACCGGGCGGTCTGCTGGTCGGTGGTCGCCATCCCGGTCGGGGAGCTCGACGCGCGCGGCATGCACGTGACCAACATCGAGGCGCTGCGCCGCGCCGTCCGGGTGCTCGACCCGTGCCCGGACTACGTGCTCAGCGACGGCTTCCCGGTCAGCGGCCTGTCCCAGCCGTCCCTCGCGGTGTGGAAGGGCGACCGGGTGGCGGCCTGCGTGGCGGCCGCCTCGGTGCTGGCCAAGGTCAGCCGGGACCGGACGATGCTGGAGCTGGACGCGCGCTTCCCGCAGTACGGGTTCGCCGAGCACAAGGGCTACATCACCGACGCGCACAGCGCCGCCCTCGACGAGCACGGGCCGTGCCCGGAACACCGGCTGCGCTTCGTCAACGTCGCCCGGGCCCGGGCCGCACACGCCGCGCGGACGGCACCCCTGCCGGGAGCAGCGGCCATGGACGATGATGGTCCGGTGCCGTCCGGAGCCCCGGCCGCAGCACTGACGTCCCCGGCCCCGATGGAGCACGCGCGATGA
- a CDS encoding NUDIX hydrolase, which translates to MTSRVWVRAAARVLVLDRRQRVLLFGGRGLQPRSEPGAVEYWFTPGGGVEDGEDLRTAAVRELAEETALVVDPAALEGPVWLRRWQGRWGDTLLDARETYFVLRDVAHDVDVSGRTELERQLDEPHRWWSLAEITDSTETFAPRDLPTALAGVLGGPWTGPPRIVD; encoded by the coding sequence GTGACCTCCCGCGTCTGGGTCCGCGCGGCGGCCCGGGTGCTCGTGCTCGACCGCCGGCAGCGGGTGCTGCTGTTCGGTGGGCGCGGGCTGCAGCCCCGCAGCGAGCCCGGGGCCGTCGAGTACTGGTTCACCCCCGGCGGCGGGGTGGAGGACGGTGAGGACCTGCGGACGGCGGCGGTGCGCGAGCTGGCCGAGGAGACCGCCCTCGTCGTCGACCCGGCCGCGCTGGAGGGCCCGGTGTGGCTGCGCCGCTGGCAGGGCCGGTGGGGCGACACCCTGCTGGACGCCCGGGAGACCTACTTCGTGCTGCGCGACGTGGCGCACGACGTCGACGTCAGCGGGCGCACCGAGCTCGAACGGCAGCTGGACGAACCGCACCGGTGGTGGTCCCTCGCCGAGATCACCGACAGCACCGAGACCTTCGCCCCGCGGGACCTCCCCACGGCGCTGGCCGGGGTGCTCGGCGGCCCCTGGACGGGCCCGCCACGCATCGTCGACTGA
- the rplS gene encoding 50S ribosomal protein L19, with translation MNTLDALDAASLRDDIPTFRPGDTVKVHVRVIEGNRSRVQVFQGVIIRRQGGGIRETFTVRKVSFGVGVERTFPVHTPVVEKIEVLTRGDVRRAKLYYLRELRGKAAKIKEKREVVSR, from the coding sequence ATGAACACCCTGGACGCCCTCGACGCCGCGTCGCTGCGCGACGACATCCCCACCTTCCGGCCCGGGGACACCGTGAAGGTGCACGTGCGGGTCATCGAGGGCAACCGCTCGCGTGTGCAGGTCTTCCAGGGCGTGATCATCCGTCGCCAGGGTGGTGGCATCCGCGAGACCTTCACCGTCCGCAAGGTCAGCTTCGGCGTCGGCGTGGAGCGCACCTTCCCGGTGCACACCCCGGTCGTCGAGAAGATCGAGGTGCTGACCCGCGGTGACGTCCGCCGGGCGAAGCTGTACTACCTGCGTGAGCTGCGCGGCAAGGCCGCCAAGATCAAGGAGAAGCGCGAGGTCGTCAGCCGCTGA
- a CDS encoding YifB family Mg chelatase-like AAA ATPase has protein sequence MALAQTWSVGLAGVQGAMVEVEVDLAPGVPTVALVGLPDAVVRQSVDRVRAALLNSGHEFPLRRVTIGLSPAAMPKQGSGFDLALAVAVLAGARVVPAAAVRDLVLLGELGLDGTLRAVRGVLPSVLAAARAGHREVVVPQENADEAGLVEGIAVLAAADLRQVVAHLAGKAALHRHVRAAAAPGPPGPDLADVVGQAAGRRAVEVAAAGGHHLFLSGPPGAGKTMLAERLPGLLPPLDEQAALEVTAIASIAGTLPPGAPLVTRPTFEAPHHSATMAALVGGGSGQIRPGALCRAHRGVLFLDEAPEFPRAVLDTLRQPLERGTVTIHRAQGSATFPCRAQLVLAANPCPCASAAGDTACTCSALERRRYQSRLSGPLLDRIDLRVTLPPVTRAAWLDGLGTPESTAVVAARVRGARAVAAERLAGSGLALNSQVPGRLLRDRWPVPRAALALAERALERGSISVRGFDRVVRVAWTLADLAGLTVPGPDQVAEALGMRLQRAAA, from the coding sequence ATGGCGCTGGCACAGACCTGGTCGGTGGGCCTGGCCGGCGTGCAGGGGGCGATGGTCGAGGTGGAGGTCGACCTGGCGCCCGGGGTGCCCACCGTGGCGCTGGTCGGGCTGCCGGACGCCGTGGTGCGCCAGTCGGTGGACCGGGTGCGGGCGGCGCTGCTCAACAGCGGGCACGAGTTCCCGCTGCGCCGGGTGACCATCGGGCTCTCGCCGGCGGCCATGCCCAAGCAGGGCAGTGGGTTCGACCTGGCGCTGGCCGTCGCCGTGCTCGCCGGCGCCCGGGTGGTGCCCGCGGCCGCCGTCCGGGACCTGGTGCTGCTGGGTGAGCTCGGGCTCGACGGGACGCTGCGGGCCGTCCGCGGGGTGCTGCCGTCCGTGCTGGCCGCCGCGCGCGCCGGGCATCGCGAGGTGGTGGTCCCGCAGGAGAACGCCGACGAGGCGGGGCTGGTCGAGGGCATCGCGGTGCTGGCGGCCGCGGACCTGCGCCAGGTGGTCGCCCACCTCGCCGGGAAGGCCGCTCTCCACCGGCACGTCCGGGCAGCCGCCGCCCCGGGGCCACCGGGCCCCGACCTGGCCGACGTGGTGGGGCAGGCCGCGGGACGCCGGGCGGTCGAGGTGGCCGCCGCCGGGGGTCATCACCTGTTCCTCAGCGGACCGCCGGGGGCCGGCAAGACCATGCTCGCCGAACGGCTGCCCGGGCTGCTGCCCCCGTTGGACGAGCAGGCCGCCCTGGAGGTGACCGCCATCGCCTCCATCGCCGGCACCCTCCCGCCCGGTGCGCCGCTGGTGACCCGGCCGACGTTCGAGGCGCCGCACCACTCGGCGACGATGGCCGCCCTGGTCGGCGGCGGCTCGGGCCAGATCCGTCCCGGCGCGCTGTGCCGGGCCCACCGCGGGGTGCTCTTCCTGGACGAGGCGCCCGAGTTCCCCCGGGCCGTGCTGGACACGCTGCGCCAGCCATTGGAACGCGGGACGGTGACCATCCACCGGGCCCAGGGGTCGGCGACCTTCCCGTGCCGGGCGCAGCTCGTCCTGGCCGCCAACCCCTGCCCCTGCGCCAGCGCGGCCGGTGACACGGCGTGCACCTGCAGCGCCCTGGAACGGCGGCGCTACCAGTCGCGGCTGTCCGGGCCGCTGCTGGACCGGATCGACCTGCGCGTCACCCTGCCGCCGGTGACCCGGGCCGCGTGGCTGGACGGCCTGGGCACCCCCGAGTCGACCGCCGTGGTCGCTGCCCGGGTGCGGGGCGCGCGGGCGGTGGCGGCCGAGCGGCTGGCCGGCAGCGGCCTGGCGCTGAACAGCCAGGTGCCGGGGCGGCTGCTCCGGGACCGCTGGCCGGTGCCCCGCGCGGCGCTCGCCCTGGCGGAGCGGGCGCTGGAACGCGGGTCGATCTCGGTGCGCGGCTTCGACCGGGTCGTCCGCGTGGCGTGGACGCTGGCCGACCTCGCCGGTCTCACCGTCCCCGGCCCCGACCAGGTGGCCGAGGCGCTGGGCATGCGGCTGCAGCGGGCAGCGGCATGA
- a CDS encoding VOC family protein, which translates to MPDLGRAEASWGWLLTALGAAPFQEWEHGRSWRWGEDGTYVVVEQSPALTGDRHERRAPGLNHLAFWVPERPRPEARGELASREEDGVLPLDALVAEAPAHGWRLLFPDRHPFAGGPEHRAAYLEDADGYEVELVAAPPGS; encoded by the coding sequence GTGCCCGACCTCGGCCGCGCCGAGGCCTCCTGGGGGTGGCTGCTCACCGCACTGGGCGCCGCGCCGTTCCAGGAGTGGGAGCACGGCCGCTCGTGGCGCTGGGGCGAGGACGGCACCTACGTGGTGGTGGAGCAGTCACCGGCGCTCACCGGCGACCGGCACGAGCGACGGGCCCCCGGGCTCAACCACCTGGCCTTCTGGGTCCCCGAACGGCCCCGTCCCGAGGCTCGCGGCGAGCTCGCGAGTCGTGAGGAGGACGGGGTCCTTCCACTCGACGCGCTGGTCGCCGAGGCGCCCGCGCACGGCTGGCGACTGCTGTTCCCCGACCGGCATCCGTTCGCCGGGGGCCCGGAGCACCGGGCCGCCTACCTCGAGGACGCCGACGGCTACGAGGTGGAGCTGGTCGCGGCCCCGCCCGGCTCGTGA
- a CDS encoding ribonuclease E inhibitor RraB, which translates to MVQQDLDSQLRRTAETVEANLGHGDQVRSPRPIDHLAGFRSRSAATAAGEELTAAGYRVDGLYRRLLTVWLEFSAMTPVDHATAAAFTREIVAVVGRHGGRYDGWGGFLVPPHEPGGAATSSTS; encoded by the coding sequence GTGGTGCAGCAGGACCTGGACTCCCAGCTCCGGCGCACCGCCGAGACGGTCGAGGCGAACCTGGGGCACGGCGACCAGGTGCGCTCTCCCCGGCCGATCGACCACCTGGCCGGCTTCCGGTCCCGGTCGGCGGCCACCGCGGCGGGGGAGGAGCTCACCGCCGCCGGCTACCGGGTGGACGGGCTGTACCGCCGGCTGCTCACCGTCTGGCTCGAGTTCAGCGCCATGACCCCGGTGGACCACGCGACCGCGGCCGCCTTCACCCGGGAGATCGTGGCGGTCGTCGGGCGGCACGGGGGCCGCTACGACGGCTGGGGCGGCTTCCTGGTGCCGCCTCACGAGCCGGGCGGGGCCGCGACCAGCTCCACCTCGTAG
- a CDS encoding DUF2469 domain-containing protein, whose amino-acid sequence MSTEDLEKYETEMELQLYREYKDIVRQFSYVVETERRFYLANSVDLQVRDAGGEVFFELTLSDAWVWDMYRPARFVKNVRVVTFKDVNVEELDKPDLELPDNPRLP is encoded by the coding sequence ATGAGCACCGAGGACCTCGAGAAGTACGAGACCGAGATGGAGCTGCAGCTCTATCGCGAGTACAAGGACATCGTCCGCCAGTTCTCCTACGTCGTGGAGACCGAGCGGCGCTTCTACCTGGCCAACAGCGTCGACCTCCAGGTCCGGGACGCCGGGGGGGAGGTCTTCTTCGAGCTGACCCTCTCCGACGCGTGGGTGTGGGACATGTACCGCCCGGCCCGGTTCGTGAAGAACGTCCGGGTGGTGACGTTCAAGGACGTCAACGTGGAGGAGCTGGACAAGCCGGACCTCGAGCTCCCGGACAACCCGCGCCTGCCCTGA
- the lepB gene encoding signal peptidase I, whose translation MSTHGPAEAADSGDPGRPPADHDTADPAATTSTGAAAAGRGRRQQPKKGSLLRELPVLLVIAFVLALLVKTFLVQAFFIPSGSMEQTLHGCTGCTGDRVLVNKVPYWFGEPEPGDIVVFQGPDTWSPEIAVEEPTNWFTGAALTLGRAIGVAPPSEDDYVKRVIATEGQTVECCDPQGRVLVDGEPLDEPYIYQDSPLDTGGSGGREFPPVTVPEGRLWVMGDHRSASADSKQHMDDRYSGTIAVDDVIGKAALVVWPLDRFTLLDSPDIQPGQADAAGVVAPEPAPVQDTAALAAPYVLGLGGAVPLTAWRRRRRSRGAVLTGPSRRPPGTGWRRVRRPVHTRPGRESQSD comes from the coding sequence ATGAGCACGCACGGGCCCGCTGAAGCCGCCGACTCCGGTGACCCCGGGCGTCCCCCCGCCGACCACGACACCGCCGACCCCGCCGCCACGACCTCGACCGGGGCGGCGGCCGCTGGACGCGGTCGGCGCCAGCAGCCCAAGAAGGGCTCGCTGCTGCGTGAGCTGCCGGTGCTGCTGGTCATCGCCTTCGTGCTCGCCCTGCTGGTGAAGACCTTCCTGGTGCAGGCGTTCTTCATCCCGTCGGGCTCCATGGAGCAGACGCTGCACGGCTGCACCGGCTGCACGGGTGACCGGGTGCTGGTCAACAAGGTGCCCTACTGGTTCGGCGAGCCCGAGCCCGGCGACATCGTGGTGTTCCAGGGCCCGGACACCTGGTCCCCGGAGATCGCGGTGGAGGAGCCCACCAACTGGTTCACCGGCGCCGCCCTGACCCTGGGCCGGGCGATCGGTGTGGCCCCGCCCAGCGAGGACGACTACGTCAAGCGGGTCATCGCCACCGAGGGGCAGACCGTCGAGTGCTGCGACCCGCAGGGGCGGGTCCTGGTCGACGGAGAGCCGCTCGACGAGCCCTACATCTACCAGGACTCCCCGCTGGACACCGGCGGCTCCGGCGGGCGGGAGTTCCCGCCGGTCACCGTGCCCGAGGGCCGGCTCTGGGTGATGGGCGACCACCGTTCGGCCTCGGCGGACTCCAAGCAGCACATGGACGACCGGTACTCCGGCACCATCGCCGTGGACGACGTCATCGGCAAGGCGGCCCTGGTGGTCTGGCCGCTGGACCGGTTCACCCTGCTGGACAGCCCGGACATCCAGCCCGGCCAGGCGGACGCCGCCGGCGTCGTCGCACCCGAACCGGCGCCGGTGCAGGACACCGCCGCCCTCGCTGCCCCGTACGTGCTGGGTCTCGGTGGCGCGGTACCGCTCACCGCCTGGCGCCGGCGGCGTCGTTCCCGGGGTGCCGTCCTCACCGGGCCGTCCCGTCGCCCACCGGGCACCGGGTGGCGCCGGGTCCGGCGGCCGGTCCACACCCGGCCGGGCCGTGAGTCGCAGTCCGACTGA
- a CDS encoding response regulator transcription factor, with translation MSIPMASTPRGVTRVLILADAPVLRRGLVGMINETAGMQAVGTPGEPRRALTLAETARPDAVVVELGTGRAATLNAVRDLRRRFPQLAVVALATSEDPGVVNEALAAGVRGYLLMNTSPTLLGWAVLAARAGRTVVDPQIRRGEGAEAPVSRELTPEVPLTRRESDVLDELLQGQSNRAIGKNLFISEDTVKSHVKAILRKLGARDRAHAVSLVLSARNPGCSCGVHALASADA, from the coding sequence GTGTCCATCCCCATGGCCAGCACCCCCCGCGGCGTCACCCGCGTCCTGATCCTGGCCGACGCCCCGGTGCTGCGCCGTGGGCTGGTCGGCATGATCAACGAGACCGCCGGCATGCAGGCGGTGGGCACCCCCGGGGAGCCGCGCCGCGCGCTGACCCTGGCCGAGACCGCCCGCCCGGATGCGGTGGTGGTGGAGCTGGGCACCGGCCGGGCAGCCACGCTGAACGCGGTGCGGGACCTGCGCCGCCGGTTCCCGCAGCTGGCGGTGGTGGCGCTGGCGACCTCGGAGGACCCGGGTGTGGTCAACGAGGCGCTGGCGGCGGGGGTGCGGGGGTATCTGCTGATGAACACCTCCCCGACGCTGCTGGGCTGGGCGGTGCTGGCCGCGCGTGCCGGGCGCACGGTGGTGGACCCGCAGATCCGTCGCGGTGAGGGTGCTGAGGCGCCGGTGTCGCGGGAGCTGACCCCGGAGGTGCCGTTGACCCGCCGGGAGTCCGACGTGCTCGACGAGTTGCTGCAGGGGCAGTCGAACCGGGCGATCGGGAAGAACCTGTTCATCTCCGAGGACACGGTGAAGTCCCACGTGAAGGCGATCCTGCGCAAGCTGGGTGCCCGCGACCGGGCCCACGCGGTCTCCCTGGTGCTGTCGGCCCGCAACCCCGGCTGCTCCTGCGGAGTCCACGCCCTCGCCTCTGCCGACGCCTGA
- a CDS encoding RNA-binding protein — protein sequence MLEEALEHLVKGIVDNPDDVVVDLVNGRRGKTLEVRVHPDDLGKVIGRGGRTAKALRQVMTGVGGRGLRVDVVDTDGR from the coding sequence GTGCTCGAAGAGGCGCTCGAGCACCTGGTCAAGGGCATCGTCGACAACCCCGACGACGTCGTGGTCGACCTCGTCAACGGCCGGCGCGGCAAGACCCTCGAGGTCCGGGTGCACCCCGACGACCTCGGCAAGGTCATCGGCCGCGGCGGGCGCACCGCCAAGGCGCTGCGTCAGGTGATGACCGGTGTCGGTGGGCGCGGCCTGCGGGTCGACGTCGTCGACACCGACGGGCGCTGA
- a CDS encoding YraN family protein codes for MPHPQKSPPGHRAALGAYGERVAVRALTDAGLQVLDRNWRCRGGELDVVARDGRALVFCEVKTRTGTGFGHPAEAVTADKRHRLRVLARAWLAAHDQHAPDLRFDVVAVHVPSSGPARVTHLRNAF; via the coding sequence GTGCCTCATCCGCAGAAGTCCCCGCCCGGCCACCGCGCCGCCCTCGGCGCCTACGGCGAACGGGTCGCCGTCCGGGCGCTGACCGACGCCGGCCTCCAGGTCCTCGACCGCAACTGGCGCTGTCGCGGCGGTGAGCTCGACGTCGTCGCCCGGGACGGCCGGGCGCTGGTCTTCTGCGAGGTGAAGACCCGCACCGGCACCGGGTTCGGTCACCCGGCCGAGGCGGTGACCGCCGACAAGCGCCACCGGCTGCGGGTGCTCGCCCGCGCCTGGCTGGCGGCCCACGACCAGCACGCCCCGGACCTGCGCTTCGACGTCGTCGCGGTGCACGTCCCGTCGTCCGGGCCGGCCCGGGTGACGCACCTGCGGAACGCGTTCTGA
- a CDS encoding proline--tRNA ligase yields MLLRMSSLFLRTLRDDPADAEVPSHRLLARGGYIRRAAPGGFTWLPLGWRVFRNVERVVREEMDAMGAQEVHFPALLPREPYEATGRWTEYGPNLFRLQDRRGNDFLLGPTHEEMFTLLVKDLYGSYKDLPLSLYQIQTKYRDEARPRAGLFRGREFTMKDSYSFDVDDAGLDASYAAHRAAYIRIFDRLGLDYVIVSAMSGAMGGSKSEEFLHPTSIGEDTFVRSPGGYAANVEAVATVVPESVPFDGLPEAHVEDTPDTPTIETLVAAANELFPDAGYTGASTLKNVVVTLAHPDGTREPLVIGLPGDREVDAKRLEAQLAPAEVEPFTDFAAHPDLVKGYIGPQVLGAEGKSGIRYLVDPRVVPGSRWITGANEAGKHVFDLVAGRDFSWDGVIEAAEVLPGDPAPDGSGPLELARGVEMGHIFQLGRKYAEALDLKVLDENGKLVTVTMGSYGIGVSRAVAAIAESTHDELGLVWPREIAPADVHLVATGKDAAVFEAAQSLAEELVAAGLTVLYDDRPKVSPGVKFKDAELLGMPTIVTVGRGLAEGVIEVRDRATGERADVPVAEAATAVLAAVRS; encoded by the coding sequence GTGCTCCTTCGGATGTCCTCCCTGTTCCTGCGCACCCTCCGCGACGACCCCGCCGACGCCGAGGTCCCCAGCCACCGGCTGCTCGCCCGGGGCGGCTACATCCGGCGCGCCGCGCCGGGTGGGTTCACCTGGCTGCCGCTGGGCTGGCGGGTGTTCCGGAACGTCGAGCGCGTCGTCCGCGAGGAGATGGACGCGATGGGCGCGCAGGAGGTGCACTTCCCGGCGCTGCTGCCGCGGGAGCCCTACGAGGCGACCGGCCGCTGGACCGAGTACGGGCCCAACCTCTTCCGTCTGCAGGACCGGCGGGGCAACGACTTCCTGCTCGGCCCCACCCACGAGGAGATGTTCACGCTCCTGGTGAAGGACCTCTACGGGTCCTACAAGGACCTGCCGCTCTCGCTGTACCAGATCCAGACCAAGTACCGGGACGAGGCGCGGCCCCGGGCCGGGCTGTTCCGCGGCCGCGAGTTCACCATGAAGGACAGCTACTCCTTCGACGTGGACGACGCCGGGCTGGACGCCTCCTACGCCGCCCACCGGGCCGCCTACATCAGGATCTTCGATCGGCTGGGCCTGGACTACGTGATCGTGTCGGCGATGTCCGGCGCGATGGGCGGGTCCAAGAGCGAGGAGTTCCTGCACCCGACGTCGATCGGCGAGGACACCTTCGTCCGCTCACCCGGCGGGTACGCCGCCAACGTCGAGGCCGTCGCCACCGTCGTCCCCGAGTCGGTCCCGTTCGACGGGCTGCCCGAGGCGCACGTCGAGGACACCCCCGACACCCCGACCATCGAGACGCTGGTCGCGGCGGCGAACGAGCTGTTCCCCGACGCCGGGTACACCGGCGCCTCGACGCTGAAGAACGTCGTCGTCACCCTCGCCCACCCCGACGGCACCCGGGAGCCGCTGGTCATCGGCCTGCCCGGCGACCGCGAGGTGGACGCCAAGCGGCTGGAGGCGCAGCTCGCCCCGGCCGAGGTCGAGCCGTTCACCGACTTCGCCGCGCACCCCGACCTGGTCAAGGGCTACATCGGGCCGCAGGTCCTCGGCGCGGAGGGGAAGTCCGGCATCCGCTACCTCGTCGACCCCCGCGTCGTCCCCGGCAGCCGGTGGATCACCGGCGCCAACGAGGCCGGCAAGCACGTGTTCGACCTCGTGGCCGGCCGGGACTTCAGCTGGGACGGCGTGATCGAGGCCGCCGAGGTGCTGCCCGGTGACCCCGCCCCCGACGGCTCCGGCCCACTGGAGCTGGCCCGCGGGGTGGAGATGGGCCACATCTTCCAGCTCGGCCGCAAGTACGCCGAGGCGCTGGACCTCAAGGTGCTCGATGAGAACGGCAAGCTCGTCACCGTCACCATGGGCTCCTACGGCATCGGGGTCTCCCGGGCGGTGGCCGCGATCGCCGAGTCCACGCACGACGAGCTGGGCCTGGTCTGGCCGCGCGAGATCGCCCCGGCCGACGTGCACCTGGTCGCCACCGGCAAGGACGCCGCCGTGTTCGAGGCGGCGCAGTCGCTGGCCGAGGAGCTGGTCGCCGCCGGGCTCACCGTCCTCTACGACGACCGGCCGAAGGTCTCGCCCGGGGTGAAGTTCAAGGACGCCGAGCTGCTGGGCATGCCGACGATCGTGACGGTCGGGCGCGGGCTGGCCGAGGGCGTCATCGAGGTGCGCGACCGAGCCACCGGTGAGCGCGCCGACGTGCCGGTCGCCGAGGCCGCCACCGCGGTCCTCGCCGCCGTGCGCAGCTGA
- the rimM gene encoding ribosome maturation factor RimM (Essential for efficient processing of 16S rRNA), translating to MVGRIGRPHGVRGQVTVEVRTDDPDLRFTPGATLLTEPATRGPLTIEAARWHSGTLLLTLVLPDGTVVADREAADALRNTQLLVPVAELPELDDPDSFYDHQLVGLAAVLPDGSPVGEVTGVRHEGTELLVLRRPEGGEVLVPFVTAIVPSVDLAAGRLVVDPPEGLLDL from the coding sequence GTGGTCGGCCGCATCGGCCGGCCCCACGGTGTCCGTGGTCAGGTGACCGTCGAGGTGCGCACCGACGACCCCGACCTGAGGTTCACCCCCGGCGCCACGCTGCTCACCGAGCCCGCCACGCGGGGGCCGCTGACCATCGAGGCGGCCCGCTGGCACAGCGGCACGCTGCTGCTCACCCTGGTGCTGCCCGACGGCACCGTGGTCGCCGACCGCGAGGCGGCCGACGCGCTGCGCAACACCCAGCTGCTGGTGCCCGTCGCCGAGCTGCCGGAGCTGGACGACCCGGACTCCTTCTACGACCACCAGCTCGTCGGGCTGGCCGCCGTGCTGCCCGACGGCTCCCCGGTCGGTGAGGTCACCGGCGTCCGGCACGAGGGCACCGAGCTGCTCGTGCTGCGCCGTCCCGAGGGTGGGGAGGTGCTGGTGCCGTTCGTGACCGCGATCGTCCCCAGCGTCGACCTCGCCGCCGGGCGGCTGGTCGTCGACCCGCCCGAGGGGCTGCTCGACCTGTGA
- the trmD gene encoding tRNA (guanosine(37)-N1)-methyltransferase TrmD, translating to MTFRIDVLTIFPEYLAPLGQSLLGKAAARGLVSVGVHDLRQWTDDVHRTVDDSPYGGGPGMVMRPEPWGRALEAVRPPGTRLVVPTPAGRPFTQAVAAGWATEPGLVFACGRYEGIDQRVADWAAEGGPVSEVSIGDYVLAGGESAVLVMVEAVTRLLPGVVGNAESVEFDSHADGLLEGPSYTRPATWRGREVPPVLLSGDHAAIARWRRAQSLRRTADRRPDLLAGLPDGALTPADRAALDADPQA from the coding sequence GTGACGTTCCGGATCGACGTCCTGACGATCTTCCCCGAGTACCTCGCCCCGCTGGGCCAGTCCCTGCTCGGGAAGGCCGCCGCCCGGGGCCTGGTCTCCGTCGGCGTGCACGACCTGCGGCAGTGGACCGACGACGTCCACCGCACGGTCGACGACTCGCCGTACGGCGGCGGCCCGGGCATGGTCATGCGCCCGGAGCCGTGGGGGAGGGCGCTGGAGGCGGTGCGCCCGCCCGGCACCCGGCTCGTCGTCCCGACCCCGGCCGGCCGGCCGTTCACCCAGGCGGTGGCCGCCGGGTGGGCCACCGAGCCCGGGCTGGTGTTCGCCTGCGGCCGCTACGAGGGCATCGACCAGCGGGTCGCCGACTGGGCGGCCGAGGGTGGCCCGGTCTCCGAGGTCTCGATCGGTGACTACGTGCTGGCCGGCGGGGAGTCCGCGGTGCTGGTGATGGTGGAGGCGGTCACCCGGCTCCTGCCCGGCGTCGTGGGCAACGCCGAGTCCGTCGAGTTCGACTCGCACGCCGACGGGCTCCTGGAGGGCCCCTCCTACACCCGCCCGGCGACCTGGCGCGGCCGTGAGGTGCCGCCGGTGCTGCTCTCCGGTGACCACGCCGCCATCGCCCGCTGGCGGCGGGCCCAGTCGCTGCGCCGCACCGCCGACCGTCGTCCCGACCTGCTCGCCGGGCTGCCCGACGGGGCGCTGACCCCCGCGGACCGGGCGGCGCTGGACGCGGACCCGCAGGCGTGA
- the rpsP gene encoding 30S ribosomal protein S16 — protein MATKIKLMRLGKMRAPYYRIVVADARTKRDGRSIETIGKYHPKEDPSFIEVDSERAQYWLGVGAQPTEAVAAILRVTGDWQKFKGEPAPAPMKVAAPKADKKAVYEEAARAAMNEPSADATTPKKKAAPKAADEAPAAEAPAAEPAAAEPAAAEKPAE, from the coding sequence GTGGCCACCAAGATCAAGCTCATGCGCCTGGGCAAGATGCGCGCGCCCTACTACCGCATCGTCGTCGCCGACGCCCGCACCAAGCGGGACGGCCGGTCGATCGAGACGATCGGCAAGTACCACCCGAAGGAGGACCCGTCCTTCATCGAGGTCGACAGCGAGCGCGCGCAGTACTGGCTCGGCGTCGGCGCCCAGCCGACCGAGGCCGTCGCCGCCATCCTCCGGGTCACCGGTGACTGGCAGAAGTTCAAGGGCGAGCCGGCTCCGGCCCCGATGAAGGTCGCGGCCCCCAAGGCCGACAAGAAGGCCGTCTACGAGGAGGCCGCTCGGGCCGCCATGAACGAGCCGTCCGCCGACGCGACCACGCCGAAGAAGAAGGCTGCTCCCAAGGCCGCCGACGAGGCGCCTGCCGCCGAGGCCCCGGCAGCCGAGCCGGCTGCGGCTGAGCCCGCCGCGGCCGAGAAGCCCGCCGAGTAA